The sequence CGTGCCATGTCGCCCTGCTGCAGGCGCACGCACTTGCCTTCCTTGAGATCGATGGCGGGAAAGAGGATCACGGCGCCCACTTCAGGAAATTGGCGAGAAGGGCGAGGCCGAGGCGCTGGCTCTTCTCGGGATGGAACTGCGTTCCGGCGATGTTGTCGCGGCCGACCATGGCAGTGATCGCCCCGCCATAGGAGGTGGTGGCGATCACGTCCGCCGCGCGCGCGGCCTTGAGATGGTAGGAATGGACGAAATAGGCGTCGAGCCCGTCCGCGCCGGTGGGAATGCCGTCGAGGATCGGGTGGGCACGCGCCACGTCGAGCGAATTCCAGCCCATATGCGGGATCTTCAGCGTCGGATCGGCCGGCTCGATCTTCACCACATCGCCGTCGATCCAGCCGAGCCCGGCGGTCTCGCCATGCTCCAGCCCACGCGTCGCCATCAATTGCAGCCCGACGCAGATGCCGAGAAAGGGGCGGCCGCGCTCCATCACCGCCTCGGTCAGCGCCTCCACCATGCCGGGCACGGCGTCGAGCCCGCGCCGGCAATCGGCATAGGCGCCGACGCCGGGCAGCACGATACGGTCGGCGCGGCGCACCACGTCGGGGTCGGCCGTCACCAGCACGGCCTTGCCGCTGCCGCCCTCGCGCGCGGCGCGCTCCAGCGCCTTGCCGGCGGAATGAAGATTGCCGGAACCGTAGTCGATCAAAGCGACGGGGGCGGGTGGGGTCATCGGGACGCCTCCGGAAACAGGCCGAGCACGCCGGCCTCGGCCGGCCGCGCCCCGGCAGGGGCACGGGCGCCGCCCATCGGCGGCAGGAAGGGAC comes from Ancylobacter polymorphus and encodes:
- the hisH gene encoding imidazole glycerol phosphate synthase subunit HisH, with amino-acid sequence MTPPAPVALIDYGSGNLHSAGKALERAAREGGSGKAVLVTADPDVVRRADRIVLPGVGAYADCRRGLDAVPGMVEALTEAVMERGRPFLGICVGLQLMATRGLEHGETAGLGWIDGDVVKIEPADPTLKIPHMGWNSLDVARAHPILDGIPTGADGLDAYFVHSYHLKAARAADVIATTSYGGAITAMVGRDNIAGTQFHPEKSQRLGLALLANFLKWAP